A stretch of DNA from Acropora palmata chromosome 12, jaAcrPala1.3, whole genome shotgun sequence:
CACTGGAAGCACTGAAGGAGAAGTTAGAACGCGCTTATGAAGGCACACCGTTAGAAGAAATACCCATCAAATTTCGAGAAAAACTTCAAGAGACAATTTCTGACATAGCCTCTGACGAAGTGCTGAAGAGATACCAGTCACTGGTTGCCCAAGACGAGGAGATGACTGAGGAAGAAAATGCAATTCTAGAGTGTATGAGAAATGAGTTAGACTCCGTAGCATGCGAAAATTTTGAGCTTCATCAACAACTTGAGCTGCTAAAGGACTACGAGAAGAGGTATTATGACTTAAAAGAGAGCTTTGACAGTCTCAACAATGGAATGACGACCATAAAGAATGAGTACGAGAAAAAGAACGGAGAGAGCAAATTTTTGGCGGAGCGAGTCGAGTCGCTGGAGAAGAGTATCGTGAACTTACGAGTTGAGTACAGCAACCAGATAACAGATTTACAGAACGAGAATCTTCAACTCCAAAAGACCTGTCTTGAGTTGGAAAATAGCAACAAGATGTTAGAAGAGGGAATCGCAAGTGAGACCGATGGATTCAGTGGTAGTCATGAAGAGGAAAGTGCAAGGACGCGTAGAAAGAGTgggaacaaaaaacaaatggtcGATCGGCAGGAGTTGGAGCTGTTGAAACTACGTATTGAAGAATTGGAGAAGCAAAATAATGCTCTGAGAGCGGCGTCACAGGCCGACCAGGCCATGGTTAATTGCGTCGGAGAAAAGAAGGAAGAGCTGGAAAAATCGCTTATCAAGGCACAGGATAGCCACAGTAATGTTCTTCTGGAACTGCACGAGGCTCAGCGGCAGATATCGTCGGACAGGGTAAAGTTATCTAGTTATCAGGAAGAAGTCGATGCGCTTGGAAGAGAGAATAAGCTGCTGAAATCGAGTCTTGATATCGCTCAGAATGAATTGGAATATCATCTAGAGAAGAAAGACACCAAGGACGAACCATGGAAGAACAACAAGCGAATGATTTGGAGAGAAATTCGAGAGCTGGAAAAGATACTAAAGGATGTTCATCGCGAAAAAAAGAGCTTGGAGAAAAAATACGTGAGTTTCAAACACGGGACTGATCAATCAAATGGATCATTGTCGTTTCACAGCCAGTCTTCATCCGAAAACACTCCTGAACGTGAGCAAGGCAAACATGACAAAGAAACAGTGACAAATAAATCATGGCACAGTGTTACTGAGGCGGAAAAggacaaaacatctttgacTAACGGAATAGCAGCTGTCAACGATGATAGCTTTACTTCGCCGCCAGTCAAAGTGAAAAGCTGGTTGGATGGACTTCATACCCCAAATGGTCTTGCAAAGAGTGAAGATTCTTTTGACCATGCAAGGAAAGATAGGGCAACGTCTCTTTCTGAAAGGTACTTATATGTTATTGCTTTCCGTTCTGTGGCAATTGGTTCTCTTCCTAGCATTTGCAGATATGTCTGGTCCTTTTTAAACTTTCTTACAGACAAATTGGTCATTGAATTTTCTTATTCCTGTGCTGGAATGCTGAACGCTGTCAGTATCGGTTCCACATTGCTGTGTTTTGTACCACGTACTTCAGCTGATTACTGCTATCGAGTGTCTTTATAGAAAACTGTGCTCCTTTCTGCTTTCAGAGAATCGTCCGTTTTGAGCTCAAAGAGTCCTCGAGAAAAAGAGAATGGATATCATAGCGAGGTAAAACTTCCATATTAatgaaatcatttcatttaaaCTGCGGATGGAagcaattttaatgttaatgatcttcgatagttttgctatgctacttaagcagtggggaaagaattaaaattgtttccctcttcaaatgaaatttcattaattcgATCGCATAGATCCATTATCCACGGGCTTATCGTTGACCCACATAATGatcagctcccagttggcctgatagttcaactggtggagcactgcaccggcatcacAGAGGTCTGGGTTCGCCTTTCTTTctctactgcttaagtagcaaaGCAAAACTGCGAACATCATTGACATTAAAACTATTTCTATTGCTCAAAACTGTAAATTCTTGTAAATATCCAAGAGATTCCGCTTCTGGTTCGTATATTTCTATTGCTCAAGCTttcagttttgtctttttgtttttgtcattttagtTCAAAATTTACCTCACACGGACTAGCAGTCTCTAAATTCGAGGagctaaaaaatatttctattGCTCAAGCTttcagttttgtctttttgtttttgtcattttagtTCAAAATTTACTTCACACGGACTAGCAGTCTCTAAATTCGAGGAGCTAAAAAATCTACCTCACACGGACTAGCAGTCTCTAAATTCGAGGAGCTAAAGCTTCGGAACACGCGACGCATAGACTCGTCTCGCGTCGTGTCTCCCTCGAGTCTCGCGCGTTTGGGTTTATTGCGCTCGCTCTTTTATCCCTCGCCGAAATAAGACTACTAGCAGTCTTAGGCGAAATAATTCTTTCTTCGCCCGTCTCGTTCTCTCTTTGTCTAATTCTGCCTACCTAATTGttcgtctttttttgtttctgtcagCTGGAAGAACTTCGCCATCACGTTGGAAGTTTGGAAGCCGAAAAAACTGCAATTGTTAAGGAACTGAGTTCACTCCGTTGCAGTAGAATCACCAGATAATAAGCTGCAATCATATCATAGCTCCGAGGAAAGCGAGGCAAAACATTTCACTGCTCGAAGCTAACTGCCCAGTTGGAACGTGTCTTCGTTTATTTGAAGTGATTAAGCTCGTGTGCTATGACCAGACCTTCTTTTGGCGTCATGGGGAAATAACACAGAAACTTTGAGAGTATGTGGTGTTTGCAACACAATGAAGTCAAGGTTTGAGACAAGTTTTAACCTAATAGAGAACAGGGCTCTTATTCCTTCAGGCTGTTAATGAATACAGAccgggaaaatatttgatttcaaaataagTTCATGTTTTAAGAGTTTatagccacctttttcaacatttttatcGGCGTTTGTAAAAACGCATTACCCAACATGCTTTAGTGTAGTTTGGACTTCAAATCCGGGACGACCCGAAATGAAATTAGGAATGGGTTCAAGTATTGAAAGTTTATTAGACTTGATATTATTACTGTAAGGTGACACAAGTTACCGCGCAAAATAGCAATGAATTGAGATTGTAAAGGactgggaaaaagaaaagtgaactGCGAGTGAGAtaccaaaaaaacatgttcgAACAAGAGAGAATAGTTTTAATTAAAAGGACCTTTCATTTTCCTCGGTCTCGTTTCCCgggttttaaaataaattataatagaCCAATGTACATACACAGATTCTGTGAGAGCCAATGTATATATATCAAGATAAACTTTAATTACTTGGTCcacattattaatattttgatatttaaatgtttttaGTTAAACATCACATTTGATGATCGTTGTCGATGTTTATTCTTAGAAAACAAGACATGAAAGCATTGTCATTCAAAATCAGGAAATGCGAATAAAACGATTGGAAAAGTTGAGTCATACATTTTTCGATGTCTACTTCTTTCGTGGAAGTGAAGCTACGTTATTAAGTCTTCGTTGCTTAAAGTGATTTCTCTATGGGAGCAAAATGACGACCTCACCTTAACCCTAACACTGACTTATTTCACTGAATAACAACTAACCTTTACTTTCTGCTGTGCAAAGCAAATTAGACGTTCTCGGAGAGTCTTGATTAAATTAGGATCGAAATGCTTTCATCTGAACGGCACCAACAAAATTCTTTTATATTTGGTTTGAACGGTTTCTCTTAAACAGATGCGTAGTTTTGGAAGTTGTTTTCAGTAAAACCGTGAATTTTTTGGGATGACATCACGGTCTCGACAAAAGGTGGAGGCTTAAGATATTTTATTAACCGTTCTTTCCAGGTTTTCTCTCAATTAAGTCGTAATAATCCAGGAAGGTGCGATTTCTTAAAGCTTTGGGCATTTTTCTCAGGTCAATGCTGTCGATTCGTATCACAATTACACACGGGTCACCCATCTTCGCACAGCGGTATAAGGCCATTTCCAGTTCTCCGCGGCAAAACTCACTCGACATGTAATTGTGGGACATAACGGCCAGGACTTTGCGACTGGTGTACACACTGTGCGCGGCGTTGTCAACCACAGGCTTACCAACTTCGAAGTCTCTATCATATATGCAGTAATTGAGATTGTGTTTCTCCACCAGAGGGATGAGCTCCTTTTTCACCCAGTTTGAGTCTTGGCTACTGAAGGTAATGAATAcatcatattgaaattggcaaCTCAGGCTATCCACCGGAACATCTGATtacaggaagaaaaaaaattgatgtttaatattttgccAAACATTTGCTGAATTCATAGGGAAACCAACTCTCCTGAGATGAAAACCCTGGGGACCGTTTTGTTAGATTTGCTGACCGAAAGTCCAATGAAGATCTTTCAATTTCACCGTCATTTCGCGACGAGATTTCTGATATTCTTAGAAGAGGTCTTTATTAGGTCTTTTATTAGAAGAGGTCCTTAGGTAACAAGCAAcgaaattaaattaagaaagTGAACAGTCGGGGCTATATACCTTTATGCAAAGATGCAAAGACACGGTAATGCTCTTACCAAAGAATGATTTCCAAGTGTAGCCCCTTCTTTGACACATTTTGTACGCGACAAAAATAACGCCCATGGCAAAACCAACTGCGGCAGAGCCAGCGGCGATTAAGGATAGAGTGCCCGGCGAATTTTCGTTGGTACCAAGCAAATCTTTTTTATCTGTAACGCCGCCAGAGACTAAAAATCAGATTGGACGGAAGATAAGTGCGAGACTAAACTGGAAATGCGAATTCATATCGTTGAGCAATatgaattgttttattacGATAAATGTTTCTTGGTCCTTACCTTTGATTTgcttcattattattgttaaattctGGAGAAGGTGTATCACAGAGCGACCAATGTTGATCGTCGCGCCGCAGGAATACCCGCCGTAGTCCTTGAGGGTGACGTTAGAAATGGTtagttgaaaagaaagaattctGGTCGAGTCGGGACCTTCCTTACGTAGAAGATTAGCTTGTTTATAATGCTGTGGATCAAGAGAGCTCTTGTTATCTTTGGTCCAGAACAGGTTTGGTGCACGTTTGAGAACCGAAGGATATATGACCGAGCATATGAAAAATGCTGGTGAGTAAATATGCGCAGACACCTCTTTCCTTTCTGCCCAGACTCGAGGAAACATATCTGGAAATAAAACATGTTAAGAAGgcatcaaatttgaaagtaaaTCGACTCAAGCACAATGACGTATGCAAGTTTCCGTATTGGTTTTGATTTGGGGTGTTTCATTCAGCTTCGTTTCATTTTATCGTTTCGATTAAGCTTGCTACCTTTTGTTTGTTGCTACCGTTTCGGCGTGAAATTATCGACTTTATCGTAAGTATCGTTTCCTTAGAGAACAGAATAAATTTAATATCACTTTATTTCGATTTTATATTATCTTGAGCTGAACGgccataaaagaaaaaatggggAGAAATGGCTTTTGGCACTTGGGCGATATACCAGCCAATCAGAGTAACTCTACTGATGCGCGGGAAATTCGCACATGCAAGTCACGGCGTGATCGGTTCTCGTTCTTTTCTTTGACAGAAGGAATGGCGCGAGGAAATCGAGCCACTGTCGTAATGTTGCCGTGATTACCTTTTGCCATGGTGGCCCGCCACtcatattttaaagaaaaaaaaaaacaagaataaatTAGTAGGTTAGTTCTTCGTATTTACCTCTCGTCACGACATGCAAGCGTTTTGAAGCTTTATCAAATCCTTCGAAAGTATTAATGCCACACAAATACGATCCATCATCGAGCTGCGAGACGTTTCGTATAATCAGGGAGATGATAACATGACCTCCGGTAACCTTGTGCAAAAATGTGAGCCTTTCAATTCGAGAAATATCACGGTCGTTAAATCTCCAGTGCGCTGAACTGGCTGGCTCCTCAAGGCACTCCTTAGCGGAGCATATGCAttccaaagtgatattttgTCCTTCGAGGATTTCAATCGTTTTCAAATCAGGTCGAAATCGGATCATTCCATGTCCTAATCCAGGTCAAAATGAAAGTTTGTTAATGTCAGTAATCTATTACCTTATTACCCCTCCCCTTGGGCAAATTTGTCATTGCCTTGCCTTTTCCGAATATTTATGGTGCAACAATCGGAAATTTGAATTTCCCTCGGCGTTTAGTATGCTATTGTCTTCACAACAAAGGCTATTGTTTGCCTTGTAAGGCCATGCTCGCACCCGGTAACAATAGCTTTTGATCATGGATTTAAGACGCATTTCTTGATACGGAAAGACTGGAGAGGCAGAGAAAAGGAGCACTAGAGGGAATAAGAAAATATGCTCCTTTGCCACCCGCACACTACTAGGTTGCACCGTAAGCTGAAGTGACACCCTATCGATTTCTTTGCACGAGTCTGGAACAAAGTTCAATagcaattttgttgaaaatgacAGTCAATCAAAAAACATATTTCCCAACATGCAAACAAAGCGTCGCCCcctctgaaaaaaattagattGGACGGAAGATAAGTGCGAGACTAAACTGGAAATAAGAATTCACATCGTTTAGCAACATGAATTGTTTCATTGCGATAAACGTTTCTTGATCCTTACCTTCTTTGGTTTGCGCCATTAATATTAAATTCTGGAAACGGTGTATCACAGAGCTACCAATGTTGATCGTCGCGCCGCAGGAATACCCGCCGTAATCCTTGAGGGTGACGTTAGAAATGGTTAGttgaaaataaagaattgTGATCGAGTTGCGGCCTTCAGGTAGAAAATTATCTTGTTTATAATGCTGTGGATCAAGAGAGCTCTTGTCATCTTTGGTCCAGAACGGATTTGGTGCACGTTT
This window harbors:
- the LOC141859627 gene encoding matrix-remodeling-associated protein 5-like yields the protein MFYYQVLGILLSVSLRMHQSESSCKICPVETRLGPSSSDVILGRLKCSSTFGVNFASSSWIRNGTAIERKYIQENKEKIWTAVSFVNFSTAEDGETFECQISYPNNGGTSKCHVTLGKPRLKKLEPKIFDEWNDPVNNIQWKCVIESGWPIPILSWWKDGSEISNGDFGETRYIWYSEDKKVLTLSILRLNGQHHGKYTCRAENMFGNSTENTRLLINRHGMIRFRPDLKTIEILEGQNITLECICSAKECLEEPASSAYWRFNDRDISRIERLTFLHKVTGGHVIISLIIRNVSQLDDGSYLCGINTSKGFDEASKRLHVVTRDMFRVSAKNKAVSVHPYSPAFFRCSVIYPSVLKRAPNPFWTKDDKSSLDPQHYKQDNFLPEGRNSITILYFQLTISNVTLKDYGGYSCGATINIGSSVIHRFQNLILMAQTKEGHGMIRFRPDLKTIEILEGQNITLECICSAKECLEEPASSAHWRFNDRDISRIERLTFLHKVTGGHVIISLIIRNVSQLDDGSYLCGINTFEGFDKASKRLHVVTRDMFPRVWAERKEVSAHIYSPAFFICSVIYPSVLKRAPNLFWTKDNKSSLDPQHYKQANLLRKEGPDSTRILSFQLTISNVTLKDYGGYSCGATINIGRSVIHLLQNLTIIMKQIKVSGGVTDKKDLLGTNENSPGTLSLIAAGSAAVGFAMGVIFVAYKMCQRRGYTWKSFFDVPVDSLSCQFQYDVFITFSSQDSNWVKKELIPLVEKHNLNYCIYDRDFEVGKPVVDNAAHSVYTSRKVLAVMSHNYMSSEFCRGELEMALYRCAKMGDPCVIVIRIDSIDLRKMPKALRNRTFLDYYDLIERKPGKNG